In Georgenia soli, a genomic segment contains:
- the cofE gene encoding coenzyme F420-0:L-glutamate ligase: MSADNMLLAQAPDGVPTITRGDDLAAILVPVLERMSWPDGSTGLADGDVVVVSSKIVSKAEGRLVAARDEAERDSVIEGETVRVVAERARPDGTTLRIVENKLGLVMAAAGVDNSDVPQGTALLLPEDPDASARRLRRGLHARTGVRPAVLVTDTAGRPWRRGVVDMAIGAAGVDVLSDMRGSTDAYGRELRTTVIGVADEIASAAELVKGKVSGRPVAVVRGMGHLVTPDDGEGAASLIRPPEEDMFRHGVADD; this comes from the coding sequence ATGAGCGCCGACAACATGCTGCTGGCCCAGGCGCCCGACGGCGTCCCGACCATCACCCGCGGCGACGACCTGGCCGCCATCCTCGTCCCCGTGCTCGAACGGATGTCCTGGCCGGACGGGTCAACGGGGCTCGCGGACGGGGACGTCGTGGTTGTCTCCTCGAAGATTGTGTCGAAGGCCGAGGGACGGCTGGTCGCGGCGCGTGACGAGGCGGAGCGCGACTCGGTGATCGAGGGGGAGACGGTCCGTGTGGTCGCCGAACGGGCGCGGCCGGACGGCACGACGTTGCGCATCGTCGAGAACAAGCTGGGCCTGGTGATGGCCGCCGCCGGGGTCGACAACTCTGACGTCCCCCAGGGGACGGCCCTCCTGCTTCCCGAGGACCCGGACGCCTCGGCGCGCCGGCTCCGACGCGGGCTGCACGCCCGCACCGGCGTCCGGCCGGCCGTGCTGGTGACGGACACTGCGGGGCGGCCGTGGAGACGCGGGGTCGTGGACATGGCTATCGGCGCCGCAGGGGTCGACGTCCTCTCCGACATGCGGGGGAGCACTGACGCCTACGGGCGCGAGCTTCGCACCACGGTGATCGGTGTGGCGGACGAGATCGCGTCTGCCGCCGAGCTCGTCAAGGGCAAGGTGTCGGGGCGGCCGGTGGCCGTCGTGCGCGGGATGGGGCACCTCGTGACGCCGGATGACGGCGAGGGGGCGGCGTCGCTGATCCGTCCGCCGGAGGAGGACATGTTCCGCCACGGCGTCGCGGACGACTGA
- a CDS encoding IS3 family transposase (programmed frameshift) produces the protein MPKQYDAAAKERAVRMVREQVPEYGSITKACEAVAARLGMSRETLRGWVRQGDVDAGARDGMTTQEREEIKALKARVRRLEEDNAILRSAANFLRGGARPPKPMIMEFIRSQHAQGRSVESVCRVLSDQGLQVAARTYRAWRARTSLAPRELAMAYLVNAIHSLAFVLDPTTGRYRLLPEGLYGRRKMTALLRRGGLEVSYGRVDAAMRALGHHGISRARRHRTTVPGKDGKRAGDLLNRDFTAPAPNLVWVTDFTYVRTWEGFVYVAFIVDVFAQRILAWHAQRTKVTDLVMVPLRMAIWQRDREERPVSRGQLIHHSDAGSQYTSIRLTEHLAVEDIAPSIGTVGDAYDNALMESIIGLYKTECIATTVFHDGAYKTLGDVEFATAGWVAWYNNTRLHSSIGMVPPVEHEQAHYAALEPEAQPV, from the exons ATGCCGAAGCAGTACGACGCCGCGGCGAAGGAGCGCGCGGTGCGGATGGTCAGGGAGCAGGTCCCGGAGTACGGGTCGATCACCAAGGCGTGCGAGGCGGTCGCGGCGCGTCTGGGGATGTCCCGGGAGACGTTGCGGGGGTGGGTGCGTCAGGGCGATGTCGACGCCGGCGCCCGGGACGGGATGACGACCCAGGAACGCGAGGAGATCAAGGCGCTCAAGGCGCGGGTGCGGCGCCTGGAGGAGGACAACGCGATCCTGAGGTCCGCGGCGA ACTTTCTTCGCGGGGGAGCTCGACCCCCGAAACCGATGATCATGGAGTTCATCCGCTCCCAGCACGCCCAGGGCCGCTCGGTCGAGTCGGTCTGCCGGGTCCTGTCTGACCAGGGCCTGCAGGTCGCCGCGCGGACCTACCGGGCCTGGCGGGCCCGGACCTCCCTGGCGCCGCGGGAGCTGGCGATGGCGTACCTGGTCAACGCCATCCACTCCCTGGCGTTCGTCCTGGACCCCACCACGGGCCGGTACCGGCTGCTGCCCGAAGGCCTGTACGGGCGGCGGAAGATGACCGCCCTGCTCCGGCGGGGCGGCCTGGAGGTCTCCTACGGGCGCGTCGACGCCGCGATGCGGGCCCTGGGCCACCACGGGATCAGCCGGGCCCGGCGCCACCGCACCACCGTGCCGGGCAAGGACGGCAAACGGGCCGGGGACCTGCTCAACCGGGACTTCACCGCGCCGGCGCCGAACCTGGTGTGGGTCACCGACTTCACCTACGTGCGGACTTGGGAGGGGTTCGTCTACGTCGCCTTCATCGTCGACGTCTTCGCCCAGCGGATCCTGGCCTGGCACGCCCAGCGCACCAAGGTCACCGACCTGGTGATGGTCCCGCTGCGCATGGCGATCTGGCAGCGCGACCGCGAGGAGCGGCCCGTCTCGCGCGGGCAGCTGATCCACCACTCCGACGCGGGCAGCCAGTACACCTCGATCCGGCTGACCGAGCACCTGGCCGTGGAGGACATCGCGCCCTCGATCGGCACGGTCGGCGACGCCTACGACAACGCCCTGATGGAGTCGATCATCGGCCTGTACAAGACCGAGTGCATCGCCACCACGGTCTTCCACGACGGGGCGTACAAGACCCTCGGCGACGTCGAGTTCGCCACCGCCGGGTGGGTCGCCTGGTACAACAACACCCGGTTGCACTCCAGCATCGGGATGGTCCCGCCCGTCGAGCACGAGCAGGCCCACTACGCTGCCCTCGAGCCCGAGGCCCAGCCAGTATGA